One region of Bosea sp. 29B genomic DNA includes:
- a CDS encoding IclR family transcriptional regulator, giving the protein MATGQPEKQERSENAVRAGETTLLVLETVAFADEPMGVTQIANRLGIAKSAIHRHLQGLTERGYLTQNQSTTRYSLGPKAYLIGRLAPGIEDVATAADGPMRDARDKMGLTTVLTAPSMSGMVVLKTVHGTTSIAIGARPGSELPMHASAQGHVALAFGPSLHLERTLRQPLAPLTAHTITEPEKLKAMVETVRRNGHASAPEQALLGINALAAPVFNANDEFVAAAAIVSSIQFVPAEPDAGMIAAVVEMARQISRNLGHGYAGQRPAQ; this is encoded by the coding sequence GTGGCCACAGGCCAACCTGAGAAACAGGAAAGATCAGAGAACGCTGTTCGCGCTGGAGAAACAACACTCCTCGTCCTGGAAACAGTCGCATTCGCGGACGAGCCGATGGGCGTGACGCAGATCGCCAACCGTCTCGGCATCGCCAAGAGCGCCATTCACCGGCATCTGCAGGGCCTGACCGAGCGCGGCTACCTGACCCAGAACCAGTCGACCACCCGCTATTCGCTGGGCCCGAAAGCCTACCTCATCGGCCGGCTCGCGCCTGGAATCGAGGACGTCGCCACTGCGGCGGACGGCCCGATGCGGGATGCGCGTGACAAGATGGGGCTGACGACGGTCCTGACCGCTCCTTCGATGAGCGGGATGGTAGTCCTCAAGACGGTGCATGGAACCACGTCCATTGCCATCGGCGCGCGCCCCGGCAGCGAACTTCCGATGCACGCCTCCGCGCAAGGCCATGTCGCCCTGGCCTTCGGCCCGAGCCTCCATCTCGAGCGGACGCTCCGGCAGCCGCTGGCGCCGCTGACCGCCCACACCATCACGGAGCCGGAGAAGCTCAAGGCGATGGTCGAGACGGTTCGCCGGAACGGGCACGCGAGCGCACCCGAGCAGGCGCTTCTCGGCATCAACGCCCTGGCTGCTCCCGTCTTCAACGCCAATGACGAATTCGTCGCCGCAGCGGCGATCGTGAGTTCCATCCAGTTCGTTCCCGCCGAGCCCGATGCGGGGATGATCGCCGCGGTCGTCGAGATGGCCCGCCAGATCTCGCGCAATCTCGGCCACGGCTATGCCGGCCAGCGCCCCGCCCAGTAG
- a CDS encoding TRAP transporter substrate-binding protein — translation MFRCFRQMLVPAVAFTAVLGAAASVLAADVTLKLGHAVFESHPNHDSAVRFKEAVERESKGSVKIQIYPSRQLGDVKELMEGVQFGTVDMTVNSTSALSTLVPATDALQLPFVIGSYEAFAKLAVSPEAKAVAAGLEKHGMIALALYDGGQRHFLSVKKPVAAVEDFKGLKTRIAPNRLFLDTWRAVGVNPTPLNYGEVYSALETGALDAVEINLTSIDSEKYYEVGKNVSLTGQYFWPSYLLINKAKFDGLTAEQKAAIRKAADETVAPQVMAVAELDKKLISELKGRGVKITEPSKELLDALKQRTRPVVEAYVKKSPEIAAFVAAAEKLRP, via the coding sequence ATGTTCCGCTGTTTTCGCCAGATGCTTGTGCCCGCCGTCGCCTTCACGGCCGTGCTGGGCGCTGCCGCCTCAGTCCTGGCTGCGGACGTCACGCTCAAGCTCGGCCATGCCGTGTTCGAGAGCCACCCGAACCATGACTCCGCCGTCCGCTTCAAAGAGGCGGTCGAGCGCGAGTCGAAGGGCTCGGTGAAGATCCAGATCTACCCCTCGCGCCAGCTCGGCGACGTCAAGGAGCTGATGGAAGGGGTCCAGTTCGGCACTGTCGACATGACCGTGAACTCGACCTCGGCGCTGTCCACGCTGGTCCCGGCCACCGACGCCCTGCAGCTCCCCTTCGTGATCGGCAGCTACGAGGCCTTCGCCAAGCTCGCCGTCTCGCCCGAAGCCAAGGCCGTCGCGGCCGGACTCGAGAAGCACGGCATGATCGCACTTGCGCTCTATGATGGCGGCCAGCGGCATTTCCTGTCGGTCAAGAAGCCGGTCGCCGCGGTCGAGGATTTCAAGGGACTCAAGACGCGCATCGCGCCGAACCGGCTCTTCCTCGACACCTGGCGTGCCGTCGGCGTGAACCCGACCCCGCTCAACTATGGCGAGGTCTATTCGGCACTGGAGACCGGCGCGCTCGATGCCGTCGAGATCAATCTCACCTCGATCGACAGCGAGAAGTATTACGAGGTCGGCAAGAATGTGAGCCTGACCGGGCAGTATTTCTGGCCGAGCTACCTGCTGATCAACAAGGCGAAGTTCGACGGCCTGACCGCCGAGCAGAAGGCCGCCATCCGCAAGGCCGCCGACGAGACGGTCGCGCCGCAGGTCATGGCCGTCGCCGAGCTCGACAAGAAGCTGATCAGCGAGCTGAAGGGCCGCGGCGTGAAGATCACCGAGCCCTCCAAGGAGCTGCTCGACGCGCTCAAGCAGCGCACGCGCCCGGTCGTCGAGGCCTATGTGAAGAAGAGCCCCGAGATCGCCGCCTTCGTGGCCGCGGCCGAGAAGCTCCGTCCCTGA
- a CDS encoding aldolase/citrate lyase family protein, with amino-acid sequence MSALRAGTGAGQSRTGTFIKIPHPIIAELLGGAGLDFGVVDAEHAPFDRASLDMMLMAGRAGGLPLLVRIPDGTPSFIMSTLDMGADGIVVPRVDSAAEARAIIASARFEGGRRGLSNSPRYAAYGKLSPAEAARHGDTAIVMCQIESAGGLAEVEEIAATPGVDGLFIGRADLSQALGVSDIRSPDVTEACKRIVAAALRHGKIAAIFLPSVEERDAFAALGVTWFIVNSDQGLMKAAAAKLQGK; translated from the coding sequence GTGAGCGCATTGCGCGCGGGCACGGGCGCGGGCCAGTCCCGGACCGGCACCTTCATCAAGATCCCTCACCCGATCATCGCCGAGCTTCTCGGCGGTGCGGGGCTGGATTTCGGCGTGGTCGACGCCGAGCACGCGCCCTTTGACCGGGCCTCGCTCGACATGATGCTGATGGCCGGGCGCGCCGGCGGGCTACCTTTGCTCGTCCGCATCCCCGACGGCACGCCCTCCTTCATCATGTCGACGCTCGACATGGGGGCGGACGGCATCGTCGTGCCGCGTGTCGACAGCGCAGCCGAGGCGCGCGCGATCATCGCCAGCGCCCGCTTCGAGGGTGGCCGGCGCGGCCTGTCGAACTCGCCGCGCTATGCCGCCTATGGCAAGCTCAGCCCGGCCGAAGCCGCACGCCACGGCGATACCGCCATCGTCATGTGCCAGATCGAGAGCGCGGGCGGGCTGGCCGAGGTCGAGGAGATCGCGGCGACGCCCGGCGTCGACGGGCTGTTCATCGGCCGGGCCGATCTCAGCCAGGCGCTCGGCGTCTCCGATATCCGCAGTCCCGACGTCACCGAAGCCTGCAAGCGCATCGTCGCGGCCGCCCTGCGCCATGGCAAGATCGCCGCGATCTTCCTGCCCTCGGTCGAGGAGCGCGACGCCTTCGCCGCGCTTGGCGTGACCTGGTTCATCGTCAACTCCGACCAGGGCCTGATGAAAGCCGCAGCCGCGAAACTGCAGGGCAAGTGA
- a CDS encoding DMT family transporter codes for MTTQSPARAYLYLLVATLFFGSNVVAGKLSVGEMSPMAIVMLRWVIAATCLAFIARRALLAEWRVLRGRWPYMLAMGGIGFTIFNILFYASAHTTSAINMAIIQGATPIVVLLVSGALLGTWPPALQWLGATITVLGVVVAASHGSLAVLVELSFNRGDILMIVASIIYAVYTVGLRWRPQVSPLVFIAGLALAALLTSIPLAIGEAALGQFQWPTPKGWAILLFIGLFPSLLCQLLYLRSVELIGAARAGVFYNLVPIFGIVLSVAVAHEPLRPYAVVAIALVIGGIAVSEIRKGA; via the coding sequence ATGACGACTCAAAGCCCTGCCCGCGCCTATCTCTACCTCCTGGTCGCGACGCTCTTCTTCGGAAGCAATGTGGTCGCCGGCAAATTGTCCGTCGGCGAGATGTCGCCGATGGCGATCGTCATGCTGCGCTGGGTCATCGCCGCGACGTGCCTGGCCTTCATCGCCAGGCGGGCGCTGCTCGCCGAATGGCGCGTCCTGCGTGGTCGCTGGCCGTATATGCTCGCCATGGGCGGCATCGGCTTCACCATCTTCAACATCCTGTTCTATGCCTCCGCGCATACGACCAGCGCGATCAACATGGCGATCATCCAGGGCGCGACGCCGATCGTCGTGCTGCTGGTCTCGGGCGCGCTGCTCGGGACCTGGCCGCCTGCCCTGCAATGGCTCGGCGCGACGATCACCGTCCTCGGCGTCGTGGTCGCCGCCTCGCACGGCTCCCTCGCCGTTCTGGTCGAGCTGTCCTTCAATCGCGGCGACATCCTGATGATCGTGGCCAGCATCATCTATGCAGTCTACACCGTCGGCCTGCGCTGGCGGCCGCAGGTGTCGCCGCTCGTCTTCATCGCCGGGCTCGCCTTGGCGGCCCTGCTCACCTCGATTCCGCTCGCGATCGGCGAAGCCGCCCTCGGTCAGTTTCAATGGCCGACGCCCAAGGGCTGGGCGATCCTGCTGTTCATCGGGCTTTTCCCGTCGCTGCTGTGCCAGCTGCTCTATCTACGCAGCGTCGAGCTCATCGGCGCCGCGCGGGCCGGCGTCTTCTACAATCTCGTCCCGATCTTCGGCATCGTCCTGTCAGTCGCCGTCGCGCATGAGCCGTTGCGGCCTTACGCGGTCGTGGCCATCGCCCTCGTCATCGGCGGGATCGCCGTCTCGGAGATACGCAAGGGCGCCTGA
- a CDS encoding TRAP transporter large permease encodes MVWLFSAFVFTILMGIPVIFVLGISAFAYFVLTGQTQYLLVIPQRMFAGVDQFILLAIPLFVLAGALMDTGGLTRRLLEFANAFVGRFRGGTSLTAIWGSFLFSGISGSAAADAAAMGSVLIPDMKKQGYDVNYAAALIAVASLMDPLIPPSITMIIYGALSGTSIAKLFIGGIVPGILLAFSLTAYAVYVAHKRGYPRLAPPSLAQIGRLTLTALPVLFLPVLIVVGIRGGAFTATEAAAIAAIYALVVAAFWYRVLTWAHLRHALIATAVISSAIYLLIAMANIAAFVFALERLPQNIVAGIQQLTDNRVLIILMVNLALLVLGMFLDVAGVLILTVPALVGIGAAIGMDPVHLGVMVTFNTIIGFVHPPLGLCLFIVSGVAKSPIEKVTMQALPMIGIALALLMLIAFVPELVLFLPNLLVK; translated from the coding sequence ATGGTCTGGCTGTTCTCCGCCTTCGTCTTCACCATCCTGATGGGCATCCCGGTGATCTTCGTCCTCGGGATCAGCGCGTTCGCCTATTTCGTCCTCACGGGCCAGACGCAATATCTCCTGGTCATCCCGCAACGCATGTTCGCCGGCGTCGACCAGTTCATCCTGCTCGCGATCCCGCTGTTCGTGCTCGCCGGCGCGCTGATGGACACCGGTGGCCTGACGCGCCGCCTGCTCGAATTCGCCAACGCTTTCGTCGGCCGCTTCCGTGGCGGCACGTCGCTGACCGCGATCTGGGGCAGCTTCCTGTTCAGCGGCATCTCAGGCTCCGCCGCGGCGGACGCCGCGGCCATGGGCTCGGTGCTGATCCCCGACATGAAGAAGCAGGGCTACGACGTGAACTACGCCGCCGCCCTGATCGCGGTGGCGTCGCTGATGGACCCGCTTATCCCGCCCAGCATCACCATGATCATCTATGGCGCACTCAGCGGGACCTCGATCGCCAAGCTGTTCATCGGCGGCATCGTGCCGGGCATTCTGCTGGCCTTCTCGCTAACGGCCTACGCGGTCTACGTCGCCCACAAGCGCGGCTATCCGCGCCTGGCGCCGCCCTCGCTGGCGCAGATCGGCCGGCTGACGCTGACCGCGCTGCCGGTGCTGTTCCTGCCGGTGCTGATCGTGGTCGGCATCCGCGGCGGCGCCTTCACCGCCACCGAGGCCGCCGCCATCGCGGCGATCTACGCCCTGGTCGTCGCCGCCTTCTGGTACCGGGTACTGACCTGGGCCCATCTGCGCCATGCGCTGATCGCGACCGCGGTGATCTCCTCGGCGATCTACCTCTTGATCGCCATGGCGAACATCGCCGCCTTCGTCTTCGCGCTGGAGCGGCTGCCGCAGAACATCGTCGCCGGCATCCAGCAACTCACCGACAACCGCGTGCTGATCATCCTGATGGTCAACCTCGCGCTGCTCGTGCTCGGCATGTTCCTCGACGTCGCCGGCGTGCTGATCCTGACCGTGCCGGCGCTGGTCGGCATCGGCGCCGCGATCGGCATGGATCCGGTCCATCTCGGCGTGATGGTGACCTTCAACACCATCATCGGCTTCGTGCATCCGCCGCTGGGCCTGTGCCTCTTCATAGTCTCCGGGGTGGCGAAGTCACCGATCGAGAAGGTGACCATGCAGGCGCTGCCGATGATCGGCATCGCGCTCGCCTTGCTGATGCTGATCGCCTTCGTGCCCGAGCTGGTGCTGTTCCTGCCCAATCTCCTGGTCAAATGA
- a CDS encoding dihydroorotate dehydrogenase has translation MTRSLTTRIGRTELKNPLIAASAEHLIDADGVRAALKAGAGAVVVKSTNEVQAAKDQLQRAEYMVLDEHWRPVPWGPDAPRGATIACRSGLHPLGFEPWLEQTAMLDREARALDSYAIPSLILGDLDHALAMARKVEQAGLRVLEFNIGTPYASQAAKGAVSTELLPERISHLVQAMRGAVSLPLWIKVTGQSERVPELARAAFEAGADSVVMAGRLLGFLPDVETMEPFLGTSLGIGGFWNLPLTCHWLATSRLALGPERPLIGINGAQSGLDIARMMLAGASAVGIASPVMLRGFELLGQSLTEFQDYLDAKGIDAADLVGVAVNHRKAFADMPRRQDNWRNYVPQARTIAGE, from the coding sequence ATGACACGGTCGCTCACCACGCGCATCGGCCGCACGGAACTCAAGAACCCATTGATCGCGGCCTCCGCCGAGCATCTGATCGATGCCGACGGGGTTCGCGCCGCGCTGAAGGCCGGGGCAGGGGCCGTCGTGGTCAAGTCGACCAACGAGGTCCAGGCGGCGAAGGACCAGCTCCAGCGCGCCGAATACATGGTGCTCGACGAGCACTGGCGGCCGGTGCCCTGGGGACCGGACGCGCCGCGCGGCGCCACCATCGCCTGCCGCTCCGGCCTGCACCCGCTTGGCTTCGAGCCCTGGCTGGAGCAGACCGCGATGCTCGATCGCGAGGCGAGGGCGCTGGATTCCTACGCGATCCCCAGCCTGATCCTCGGCGATCTCGACCATGCGCTCGCCATGGCGCGCAAGGTCGAGCAGGCCGGCTTGCGCGTGCTCGAATTCAACATCGGCACGCCCTATGCCAGCCAGGCGGCGAAGGGCGCCGTCTCGACCGAACTCTTGCCCGAGCGCATCAGCCATCTCGTCCAGGCGATGCGCGGGGCCGTCTCTTTGCCGCTCTGGATCAAGGTCACCGGCCAGAGCGAGCGCGTGCCGGAGCTGGCGCGCGCCGCCTTCGAGGCTGGCGCCGATTCCGTCGTCATGGCCGGCCGGCTGCTCGGCTTCCTGCCCGATGTCGAGACGATGGAGCCCTTCCTCGGCACTAGCCTCGGCATCGGCGGCTTCTGGAACCTGCCGCTGACCTGCCACTGGCTCGCGACCTCGCGGCTCGCGCTCGGTCCCGAGCGGCCGCTGATCGGTATCAACGGCGCGCAAAGCGGGCTCGACATCGCGCGGATGATGCTGGCCGGCGCCTCCGCCGTCGGCATCGCCTCGCCAGTGATGCTGCGCGGCTTCGAACTGCTCGGCCAGTCGCTCACCGAGTTCCAGGACTATCTCGATGCCAAGGGCATCGATGCTGCCGATCTCGTCGGCGTCGCGGTCAACCACCGCAAGGCCTTCGCCGACATGCCCCGGCGCCAGGACAACTGGCGCAACTACGTGCCGCAGGCGCGGACCATCGCAGGAGAATGA
- a CDS encoding TRAP transporter small permease subunit produces MSRHNPRLLRAVSLYLRALHYLAMAGVATLVVVAALQVFFRYVVGESLFWSEELMRSLMVWIAFLSAGIAYSRGEMLGMRFVVDGLRPSLTAKIDVAGRVLIVLFLLVVAWYGWLFTMRTSEQEAVSLEISLGWLHAAIPVGCLLLAVHVAFADLFRSALPKEETSHSL; encoded by the coding sequence ATGTCCCGCCACAATCCCCGGCTCCTGCGCGCCGTGTCGCTCTATCTGCGCGCGCTGCACTATCTGGCGATGGCCGGCGTCGCGACCCTCGTGGTCGTCGCAGCGCTGCAGGTCTTCTTCCGCTACGTCGTCGGCGAGTCGCTGTTCTGGTCCGAGGAGCTGATGCGCTCCCTGATGGTCTGGATCGCGTTCCTCTCCGCCGGCATCGCCTATTCGCGCGGCGAGATGCTCGGCATGCGCTTCGTCGTCGACGGGCTGCGGCCCTCGCTCACCGCCAAGATCGACGTCGCGGGCCGTGTGCTGATCGTGCTCTTCCTGCTGGTGGTCGCCTGGTATGGCTGGCTCTTCACCATGCGCACCAGCGAGCAGGAAGCGGTCTCGCTCGAAATCTCGCTCGGCTGGCTGCATGCGGCGATCCCCGTCGGGTGCCTGCTGCTCGCTGTCCATGTCGCCTTCGCAGACCTCTTCCGTTCGGCCCTGCCGAAGGAAGAGACCTCGCACTCGCTCTGA
- the glpK gene encoding glycerol kinase GlpK, translating into MAARRMILAIDQGTTSSRAILFDENLQPVASAQQEFPQHYPASGWVEHEAEDLWESTLSVCRQALARAEARAGEVAAIGITNQRETTLVWDRTTGQAIHRAIVWQDRRTAERCAALEAEGHGKLVAERTGLRIDPYFSGTKIAWILDHVPGARERAKRGELAFGTVDSFLLWRLTGGRVHATDATNASRTMLFDIHKGRWDEELLALLDIPAAMLPDVRDCAAHFGDSEPGLLGGAIAIRGIAGDQQAATVGQACFEPGMLKSTYGTGCFALLNTGTKAVTSQNRLLSTIAYQLKGVRHYALEGSIFIAGAAVQWLRDGLGIIEKASDSGPLAAKADPGQQVYLVPAFTGLGAPHWDANARGAMFGLTRNTGPREFARAALDSVCFQTLDLLEAMRSDWPEADGAETVLRVDGGMVASDWTMQRLADILAAPVDRPQVLETTALGAAYLAGLDAGLLPEPTQFADRWRLERRFSPSLAEETRHNHVAGWRDAVRRTLSGS; encoded by the coding sequence ATGGCGGCGCGGCGCATGATTCTGGCGATCGACCAGGGCACGACGTCCTCCCGCGCCATCCTGTTCGACGAGAATCTGCAGCCGGTCGCCAGCGCCCAGCAGGAATTCCCGCAGCATTATCCGGCCTCGGGCTGGGTCGAGCACGAGGCGGAGGATCTCTGGGAGAGCACGCTCTCGGTCTGCCGGCAGGCGCTCGCTCGCGCTGAGGCGCGGGCAGGGGAGGTCGCGGCGATCGGCATCACTAACCAGCGCGAGACCACTCTGGTCTGGGATCGCACAACCGGCCAGGCGATCCACCGCGCCATCGTCTGGCAGGACCGGCGTACCGCCGAGCGCTGCGCCGCGCTGGAAGCCGAGGGGCACGGCAAGCTGGTCGCCGAGCGCACCGGCTTGCGTATCGATCCCTATTTCTCCGGCACCAAGATCGCCTGGATCCTCGATCATGTCCCTGGCGCCCGCGAGCGGGCGAAGCGTGGCGAGCTCGCCTTCGGCACGGTCGACAGCTTCCTGCTCTGGCGCCTGACCGGCGGGCGCGTCCATGCCACCGACGCGACCAATGCCTCGCGCACCATGCTGTTCGATATTCACAAGGGGCGTTGGGACGAGGAGCTGCTGGCGCTGCTCGACATTCCCGCGGCGATGCTGCCGGACGTCCGCGACTGCGCCGCGCATTTCGGCGACAGTGAGCCCGGCCTGCTTGGCGGCGCCATCGCGATTCGCGGCATCGCCGGCGACCAGCAGGCGGCGACCGTCGGCCAGGCCTGCTTCGAGCCCGGCATGCTGAAGTCGACCTATGGCACCGGCTGCTTCGCCTTGCTCAACACCGGCACCAAGGCCGTGACGTCGCAGAATCGCCTGCTCTCGACCATCGCCTACCAGCTCAAGGGCGTGCGCCATTACGCGCTGGAGGGCTCGATCTTCATCGCCGGTGCTGCCGTGCAATGGCTGCGCGACGGGCTCGGCATCATCGAGAAGGCCTCCGACAGCGGCCCGCTCGCGGCCAAGGCTGATCCTGGGCAGCAGGTCTATCTGGTGCCGGCCTTCACCGGCCTCGGCGCGCCGCATTGGGATGCCAACGCCCGCGGCGCCATGTTCGGCCTGACCCGCAACACTGGTCCACGCGAGTTCGCCCGTGCCGCGCTCGATTCGGTCTGCTTCCAGACGCTCGATCTGCTCGAGGCGATGCGCTCCGACTGGCCGGAGGCGGACGGGGCGGAGACGGTGCTGCGCGTCGATGGCGGCATGGTCGCCTCCGACTGGACGATGCAGCGCCTTGCCGACATCCTCGCCGCCCCGGTCGACCGGCCGCAGGTGCTGGAGACCACCGCGCTGGGGGCCGCTTATCTTGCCGGCCTCGACGCCGGCCTGCTTCCGGAACCGACCCAGTTCGCCGATCGCTGGCGGCTGGAGCGGCGATTCTCCCCTAGCCTCGCCGAGGAGACGCGCCACAACCACGTCGCCGGCTGGCGCGACGCCGTCAGGCGCACATTGAGCGGCAGCTGA
- a CDS encoding Ppx/GppA phosphatase family protein: protein MTVEDRQDSDRPLVAAVPLPGERLAPPDAVRFAPAPFQRPHPTTYAALDLGTNNCRLLIARPAQHGFRVVDAFSRIVRLGEGLGASGKLCDDAMDRAVEALKICKSKMDHRGVTRARLITTEACRAATNGVEFVRRVGEEAKLELEIVDQRTEASLAVSGCAALAAPEAGAVIVFDIGGGSTEIVWLGGREAGRDPAQRIREWASLPIGVVSVAERYGGIEVGREKFERMVTDCSEALAPFAAKAAAARNAPNFHLLGTSGTVTTVAGIHLRLPRYDRRQVDGLWMQDRDICSVIDELVAMDYAQRQANACIGRERADLVLAGCAIFEAIRRAFPSPKVRIADRGLREGILLRMMHEDRAWWRRRQ, encoded by the coding sequence GTGACGGTCGAAGACCGCCAGGATTCCGACCGCCCCCTCGTGGCGGCGGTCCCCCTACCGGGCGAGCGGCTCGCGCCGCCGGACGCGGTTCGGTTCGCTCCGGCACCGTTCCAGCGCCCTCATCCGACCACCTATGCCGCGCTCGATCTCGGCACCAACAACTGCCGTCTGCTGATCGCCCGGCCGGCCCAGCACGGCTTCCGGGTCGTCGACGCCTTCTCGCGGATCGTGCGACTCGGCGAGGGGCTCGGCGCCAGCGGGAAGCTTTGCGACGACGCGATGGATCGGGCCGTCGAGGCTCTCAAGATCTGCAAGAGCAAGATGGACCATCGCGGCGTGACGCGGGCCCGCCTGATCACGACCGAAGCCTGCCGGGCTGCGACCAATGGTGTCGAGTTCGTCCGCCGTGTCGGCGAGGAAGCAAAGCTCGAACTCGAGATCGTCGACCAGCGCACCGAAGCCTCGCTCGCCGTCTCTGGTTGCGCTGCGCTGGCGGCGCCCGAGGCCGGCGCGGTGATCGTCTTCGACATCGGCGGCGGCTCGACCGAGATCGTCTGGCTCGGCGGGCGCGAGGCCGGGCGCGACCCGGCCCAGCGCATCCGCGAATGGGCCTCGCTGCCGATCGGCGTCGTCTCGGTGGCGGAGCGCTATGGCGGCATCGAGGTTGGGCGTGAGAAGTTCGAGCGCATGGTCACCGATTGCAGCGAGGCGCTGGCGCCGTTTGCGGCAAAGGCGGCGGCAGCGCGGAACGCGCCGAATTTCCACCTGCTAGGCACCTCCGGCACCGTAACCACCGTCGCCGGCATCCATTTGCGCCTGCCGCGCTATGACCGGCGCCAGGTCGACGGCTTGTGGATGCAGGACCGGGACATCTGCAGCGTCATCGACGAACTCGTCGCGATGGACTATGCCCAGCGTCAGGCCAATGCCTGCATCGGCCGCGAGCGGGCCGATCTGGTGCTCGCCGGCTGCGCCATCTTCGAGGCGATCCGGCGGGCCTTCCCGAGCCCGAAGGTGCGCATCGCCGATCGCGGCCTGCGCGAGGGCATCCTGCTCAGGATGATGCATGAGGATCGCGCCTGGTGGCGCCGAAGGCAATGA
- a CDS encoding cupin domain-containing protein translates to MTVHHVDWDAIEWKTIRHGVEQKAFSGDGATMALHRLWPDHEPKPHSHVHEQLVYILSGEVDFHVGDEIVRLRGGGLLAVPPNVVHYAVVVGNEPVLNLDVFTPCRPEYAISASQAVGATS, encoded by the coding sequence ATGACCGTCCATCATGTCGACTGGGACGCCATCGAGTGGAAGACGATCCGCCACGGCGTCGAACAAAAGGCCTTCTCGGGCGACGGCGCCACGATGGCCCTGCACCGGCTCTGGCCCGACCACGAGCCGAAGCCGCACTCGCATGTGCATGAGCAGCTGGTCTACATCCTCTCCGGCGAGGTCGACTTCCACGTCGGCGACGAAATCGTGCGCCTGCGTGGCGGTGGCCTGCTCGCCGTGCCGCCGAATGTCGTCCACTACGCCGTCGTCGTCGGCAACGAGCCGGTGCTGAACCTCGACGTCTTCACGCCCTGCCGGCCGGAATATGCGATCAGCGCCTCGCAGGCCGTCGGGGCGACATCGTGA